One genomic region from Nitrospira sp. encodes:
- the cobO gene encoding cob(I)yrinic acid a,c-diamide adenosyltransferase produces MHQEQSAKEHTARMQRLKASVDRRIEEAQREQGLLIVYTGAGKGKTTAALGMVLRCIGHGRKVAVVQFIKGAIDTAEERALKFFGDQVIFLRMGEGYTWETQDRARDMQFARQAWKTACEFLRDASYAMVVLDEFNIALQYDYVHLEEVLSMLHDRPPMQHVVITGRGGPAALLEEADLVTEMKQVKHPFRRGIKAQPGVEL; encoded by the coding sequence ATGCATCAGGAGCAGTCGGCCAAGGAACATACAGCTCGGATGCAGCGCCTCAAGGCGTCGGTTGATCGGCGCATCGAGGAGGCGCAACGGGAGCAGGGGCTCTTGATCGTCTATACCGGCGCCGGTAAGGGGAAGACGACTGCTGCGCTGGGGATGGTGTTGCGCTGCATCGGCCATGGCCGTAAGGTGGCGGTGGTGCAGTTCATCAAGGGCGCCATCGACACTGCGGAAGAGCGTGCTTTGAAGTTTTTTGGGGATCAAGTCATCTTTCTCCGGATGGGAGAAGGCTATACCTGGGAAACTCAAGATCGTGCGCGGGACATGCAGTTCGCACGACAGGCCTGGAAGACGGCTTGTGAATTCCTGCGCGATGCCTCCTATGCCATGGTCGTTCTGGACGAGTTCAATATCGCGCTGCAGTACGACTATGTCCACCTTGAAGAGGTGCTGTCGATGCTTCATGATCGTCCACCGATGCAACATGTAGTGATCACCGGTAGAGGAGGACCAGCGGCGCTCCTGGAAGAGGCCGATCTGGTGACGGAGATGAAGCAGGTGAAGCATCCCTTCCGAAGAGGCATCAAGGCACAGCCGGGGGTTGAATTGTGA
- the bluB gene encoding 5,6-dimethylbenzimidazole synthase has product MRVEGRFSNAERTAVYRAIFERRDVRRNFLPTPIPDHILKRVLTAAHHAGSVGFMQPWDFVVVRDQTTKRAVKRLFQQANAEAATRYQGKRAALYRNLKLEGIEEAPINIGVTCSRQRGGPHVLGRSMVRDTDLYSTCCAIQNLWLAARTEGIGMGWVSILDHSALKRVLRVPKSVKVLAYLCLGYVSNFATQPDLESAGWRERIPLDHLIHYESWGRTVTERKGKR; this is encoded by the coding sequence ATGCGGGTTGAAGGTCGGTTTTCGAATGCAGAGCGTACGGCGGTGTACCGCGCGATCTTCGAGCGCCGTGATGTCCGCCGCAACTTTCTGCCGACGCCGATTCCGGATCACATTTTGAAGCGTGTGTTGACCGCTGCTCACCATGCCGGGTCGGTTGGATTCATGCAGCCCTGGGATTTTGTGGTGGTCAGGGATCAAACAACCAAGCGTGCGGTGAAAAGATTGTTTCAGCAAGCCAATGCCGAAGCCGCAACACGCTACCAGGGAAAACGCGCTGCGCTCTACCGAAACCTCAAGCTGGAAGGGATCGAGGAAGCCCCGATCAATATCGGCGTGACTTGCAGCCGTCAGCGTGGAGGTCCCCATGTGCTGGGTCGCTCCATGGTGCGTGACACGGATCTCTATAGCACTTGCTGCGCCATTCAAAACCTGTGGCTGGCCGCACGTACGGAAGGTATCGGAATGGGCTGGGTCAGCATTCTCGATCACAGCGCCTTGAAACGCGTGTTGAGAGTGCCCAAGTCGGTCAAAGTACTGGCGTATCTTTGTCTGGGGTATGTATCGAACTTTGCAACACAGCCGGATCTGGAAAGCGCCGGATGGCGAGAGCGGATTCCACTGGACCATCTCATTCACTATGAGTCCTGGGGCCGGACAGTGACTGAACGTAAGGGGAAACGGTGA
- a CDS encoding cob(I)yrinic acid a,c-diamide adenosyltransferase — protein MRITKVYTRTGDAGKTRLAGGQQVWKDSLRVEAYGAVDELNASIGVVRVINADTKEEVQAARQLEEELRWVQNKLFDVGSILATAPGQTFKNMPQVAAQDVLRLEKLIDRCQKDLEPLKEFILPGGGKVSGFLHQARTICRRAERVCVALSKSEPVDSTIIKFVNRLSDTLFVLGRWVAKTQGEPEFLWERDVAKKAE, from the coding sequence ATGCGGATTACGAAGGTCTATACCAGAACAGGCGATGCAGGGAAAACGAGATTAGCCGGTGGACAGCAAGTATGGAAGGACAGCTTGCGCGTCGAAGCCTACGGGGCGGTGGATGAACTCAATGCGTCGATCGGTGTGGTACGGGTCATCAACGCCGACACGAAAGAAGAAGTTCAGGCAGCCCGACAACTCGAAGAAGAGTTACGCTGGGTGCAAAACAAACTGTTCGACGTCGGAAGCATTCTTGCCACGGCGCCAGGTCAGACGTTCAAGAACATGCCGCAAGTGGCGGCGCAGGATGTTTTGCGCTTGGAAAAACTGATCGATCGCTGTCAAAAAGATTTGGAGCCGCTCAAAGAGTTCATTCTGCCTGGAGGTGGAAAAGTGTCCGGTTTTCTCCATCAAGCAAGGACAATCTGCCGCAGGGCCGAGCGGGTCTGTGTCGCCCTATCAAAATCTGAACCGGTCGATTCCACCATCATTAAGTTCGTCAATCGACTGAGCGATACGCTGTTCGTCTTGGGTCGTTGGGTGGCGAAGACGCAGGGTGAGCCGGAGTTCTTATGGGAGCGCGATGTCGCAAAGAAAGCCGAGTAA
- the cobU gene encoding bifunctional adenosylcobinamide kinase/adenosylcobinamide-phosphate guanylyltransferase, translating to MSQRKPSKRRSARRARGRIILVLGGASSGKSEAALQLAGSRGPRAFIATGQGLDDEMAARIARHQVRRSTDWETVEEPLEVEVWFAKQGSRYRTILFDCVTLWLSNLVGTGLKESVVLARVETLLQRMRTALARVVIVSNELGLGLVPAEPSARAFRDLAGRVNQKIAVGADEVHLVVGGISLRLK from the coding sequence ATGTCGCAAAGAAAGCCGAGTAAGCGTCGATCGGCGCGACGAGCAAGAGGCCGCATCATACTCGTGCTTGGTGGAGCGTCGTCAGGAAAGAGTGAGGCCGCTCTCCAACTAGCCGGCTCACGAGGGCCGCGTGCATTCATCGCCACGGGGCAGGGGTTGGATGATGAAATGGCGGCACGGATCGCTCGGCACCAGGTCAGACGGTCGACGGATTGGGAGACCGTTGAAGAGCCGCTCGAAGTGGAGGTCTGGTTTGCCAAGCAGGGCTCTCGGTACCGGACGATTCTCTTCGATTGCGTCACGCTGTGGTTAAGTAATTTGGTCGGAACCGGACTAAAGGAATCGGTCGTTCTCGCCCGAGTTGAAACACTCTTGCAGAGGATGCGTACCGCATTGGCCAGGGTAGTCATCGTCAGCAATGAGTTGGGCCTCGGGCTGGTTCCGGCTGAGCCGTCGGCGCGAGCATTTCGTGATCTTGCCGGACGGGTGAATCAGAAAATTGCCGTCGGAGCGGATGAAGTCCATCTAGTTGTCGGTGGAATATCGCTTCGCTTGAAGTGA
- the cobT gene encoding nicotinate-nucleotide--dimethylbenzimidazole phosphoribosyltransferase has translation MSIQDLCRRIQPLDGSLYANAKHRLDRLTKPPGSLGRLEELAASYVAITGELKPNVPRAVVFTFAADHGVALEGVSAYPREVTPQMVLNFLRGGAGVNVLARHADVDVRVVDIGVDYEFGAVPGLLDRKVMKGTRNLAIEPAMTRDQAEQAVMVGVELATEAVREGFGLIGTGEMGIGNTTPSSAITAVMTGRPTAEATGHGTGIDESSRLHKVTVIQQALDLHRPNPADALDVLTKVGGLEIAGLAGLILGAAEARVPVVLDGFIAGAAALIAVGLQPLCREYLIASHYSVERGHRIVLDHLRLKPLLDLDLRLGEGTGACLGMDLVCAAIKIYTEMATFDEAGVSERNT, from the coding sequence ATGTCGATCCAGGACCTGTGCCGTCGAATTCAGCCGCTCGATGGAAGTTTGTATGCGAACGCAAAGCATCGATTGGATCGATTGACCAAGCCGCCCGGCAGTCTCGGGCGTCTGGAAGAATTGGCGGCGTCCTACGTCGCCATCACCGGCGAGCTGAAGCCAAATGTTCCGCGCGCCGTCGTATTTACCTTTGCCGCCGATCATGGAGTGGCTCTGGAAGGGGTGAGCGCTTATCCGCGGGAAGTCACGCCTCAAATGGTGTTGAATTTTCTACGGGGTGGAGCAGGAGTGAATGTGTTGGCACGGCATGCCGATGTGGACGTGAGAGTCGTGGATATCGGCGTCGATTATGAGTTCGGCGCCGTACCCGGTCTTCTTGATCGAAAAGTCATGAAGGGTACGCGCAATCTAGCGATCGAGCCGGCGATGACGCGTGACCAAGCCGAACAAGCTGTGATGGTCGGAGTCGAGCTGGCGACTGAGGCCGTGCGAGAAGGATTCGGCCTGATTGGGACAGGTGAAATGGGTATTGGCAATACGACGCCTAGCTCCGCTATCACGGCGGTGATGACCGGTCGGCCTACAGCAGAAGCGACTGGACATGGGACCGGCATCGACGAATCAAGCCGTCTACACAAGGTGACGGTGATTCAGCAGGCGCTGGACCTGCATCGCCCTAATCCAGCTGACGCGCTCGACGTCCTGACGAAGGTCGGGGGCCTAGAAATCGCGGGATTGGCCGGGCTGATACTTGGTGCGGCGGAGGCGCGGGTGCCTGTTGTGTTGGATGGATTTATTGCCGGTGCAGCGGCGTTAATTGCCGTCGGGCTTCAGCCATTGTGCCGTGAGTATCTCATCGCCTCCCATTATTCGGTCGAGCGGGGCCATCGCATAGTCTTGGACCATCTGAGATTGAAACCGCTGTTGGATCTCGACTTGCGTCTTGGAGAAGGGACGGGGGCTTGTCTGGGGATGGATCTGGTCTGTGCCGCGATCAAGATCTATACGGAGATGGCAACGTTCGATGAAGCCGGCGTGTCGGAGCGCAACACATGA
- a CDS encoding adenosylcobinamide-GDP ribazoletransferase produces the protein MTTLVRPFLFAWHFLTAVPLSRHHHEPTAMELASSMAWYSTVGLLIGGTLVLADTVLTKLFASEIVNVLLIVLLIAFTRGLHQDGLADTFDGLAGGRTPADRLAIMRDPRIGAMGATGLFLSLILRYAALMALPHPLRVPALVCMPALGRWAMVILAWLSPYARTEGGLAAPFLVHLSLLHVLGSTFVLATALILAFGVAGAVVILVGSSAVVVTVQAGCRSLFGGITGDTLGATNELVEIIFLLVVPLVFVLS, from the coding sequence ATGACGACCCTGGTTCGGCCGTTCCTCTTCGCATGGCATTTTTTAACCGCGGTCCCGCTCAGTAGACATCATCATGAACCCACCGCGATGGAATTGGCCTCATCGATGGCCTGGTATTCCACCGTAGGCCTTCTGATCGGTGGGACATTGGTATTGGCGGACACTGTGTTGACGAAGCTGTTTGCGTCGGAGATCGTGAATGTATTGTTGATCGTGCTGCTCATTGCCTTCACTCGCGGGTTACATCAGGACGGCTTGGCCGACACGTTTGACGGTCTTGCCGGTGGAAGAACACCAGCCGATCGCCTGGCTATCATGCGTGATCCGAGGATCGGGGCGATGGGAGCGACCGGCCTTTTTTTGTCGTTGATCCTCCGCTACGCAGCACTCATGGCCCTCCCACATCCTCTCCGTGTGCCGGCTCTTGTCTGCATGCCGGCGCTCGGCCGTTGGGCAATGGTCATCCTAGCCTGGCTATCTCCTTATGCAAGGACAGAAGGTGGCTTGGCGGCACCGTTCCTCGTTCATTTGTCCTTACTTCACGTGCTGGGATCGACATTCGTACTTGCCACAGCACTCATTCTGGCGTTCGGTGTCGCCGGGGCAGTAGTCATATTGGTCGGCAGTAGTGCCGTGGTCGTTACGGTTCAGGCAGGTTGTCGGTCCTTGTTCGGTGGGATTACAGGAGATACGTTAGGCGCGACAAACGAACTTGTGGAGATCATTTTCTTGCTTGTCGTTCCGCTGGTGTTCGTCCTGTCATGA
- the cbiB gene encoding adenosylcobinamide-phosphate synthase CbiB — protein MTGSELLLAAGVDAVAGDPRWFPHPVRAMGIVIAWCDEHAGKLCRHSYALRTCGLLLALGLPLGVFALSREAVTMADGIAWWFGSLLSIALGWTTLAGRDLWDHVHEVKRRLDQNDLSGARQAVSRIVGRDTERLSEEEVVRATIETTAESTNDGIIAPLFYLVVGGAPLALAYKAVSTLDSMIGHKDERHVDFGWASARLDDVANWIPARLSAVLILLAAGLVLGGSTPIKTGWHVLWRDSGSHPSPNSGWPEAAMAGSLGIQLGGINYYDGVPNERPVIGTGRRRLVLKDLTIASRIMIVACLLGVILAVGTVWLV, from the coding sequence ATGACGGGAAGTGAGCTTCTCCTCGCAGCAGGTGTCGATGCCGTCGCCGGGGATCCTCGATGGTTTCCCCATCCCGTTCGTGCGATGGGAATAGTGATTGCCTGGTGCGATGAACATGCGGGAAAGCTCTGTCGTCATTCCTATGCCTTGCGCACATGCGGTCTCTTGCTGGCTCTCGGTTTGCCGTTGGGTGTATTCGCGCTCTCTCGCGAAGCCGTCACCATGGCTGATGGTATAGCCTGGTGGTTTGGAAGTCTCTTGTCGATCGCACTCGGATGGACCACACTTGCTGGCCGGGATTTGTGGGATCACGTTCATGAGGTAAAGAGGCGACTTGATCAGAACGACCTCTCAGGAGCTCGTCAGGCCGTCAGCAGGATCGTCGGGCGGGATACCGAGCGGCTGTCGGAAGAGGAAGTTGTTCGGGCAACGATTGAAACAACAGCTGAAAGCACGAATGATGGAATAATTGCACCGTTGTTTTATCTCGTTGTGGGTGGAGCGCCTCTCGCGCTCGCCTACAAGGCGGTGAGCACGTTGGATTCGATGATCGGACACAAGGACGAACGACATGTCGATTTTGGCTGGGCATCCGCTCGACTCGACGATGTGGCCAACTGGATCCCAGCCCGTCTGTCTGCTGTCCTTATTCTCCTGGCTGCTGGTCTGGTCCTAGGCGGCAGTACGCCTATCAAAACAGGATGGCATGTGCTTTGGCGTGACAGCGGGAGTCATCCTAGTCCGAACAGCGGATGGCCGGAGGCGGCGATGGCCGGCTCGTTGGGAATTCAATTGGGAGGAATCAATTACTACGATGGCGTGCCCAACGAACGACCAGTGATCGGAACAGGCAGACGTCGGCTTGTTTTGAAGGATCTCACAATCGCATCTCGGATCATGATTGTCGCGTGTTTGCTGGGTGTCATCCTTGCGGTAGGAACGGTGTGGCTCGTCTGA
- the cobD gene encoding threonine-phosphate decarboxylase CobD produces MARLKRRIHGGNVYAASRELGLGLAKLIDFSASINPLGPSPRVWRAITNARHLLTHYPDPDCWELRQTLAKLWQRSPAHVVIGNGSTELIDALPRALRIRHLLVVQPTFSEYAASMARIGGRVSAVCATRTERYAQPIDGLCRLIEQRRNGSDAFDGVMLCNPNSPSGQACSVDDVQRLARAAQRCGVWLVIDEAFADYCPERSFIPQASSWPRVVILRSLTKFYALPGLRIGYAVARPSVIELLRRQVPPWSVNALGQVAALAALEDSAHARKSMQFMTKERERFGKLLAALPGCSVMPTHANYFFMELPRGRHVREVTEQLRNEGLLIRDCSSVPGCNARSIRLAVRSRRENDRLIQVLSNLLHHEAL; encoded by the coding sequence GTGGCTCGTCTGAAGCGTCGAATTCATGGCGGCAATGTTTACGCAGCCTCGCGTGAACTTGGCCTGGGTCTCGCCAAGCTCATTGACTTTAGCGCCAGTATCAACCCACTGGGGCCATCCCCACGCGTCTGGCGTGCCATCACCAATGCTCGTCACCTACTGACTCATTATCCCGACCCGGATTGTTGGGAACTTCGTCAGACACTCGCCAAGTTGTGGCAACGATCTCCGGCGCACGTTGTGATAGGAAACGGTTCGACGGAATTGATCGATGCGCTTCCTCGCGCACTCCGGATACGGCATCTCCTGGTTGTGCAACCCACTTTCTCCGAATATGCAGCATCGATGGCACGAATCGGTGGCCGTGTCAGCGCTGTATGCGCTACGCGCACTGAGCGGTACGCGCAACCGATCGATGGTCTCTGCCGCCTGATAGAGCAGAGGAGGAATGGATCGGACGCCTTTGATGGAGTCATGCTCTGCAACCCCAATAGTCCTAGTGGCCAAGCATGCTCTGTTGATGATGTTCAACGATTGGCACGAGCCGCTCAACGATGTGGTGTTTGGTTGGTGATCGATGAAGCGTTTGCCGATTATTGCCCAGAACGGTCATTCATTCCCCAAGCTTCCTCATGGCCGCGTGTCGTGATCTTGCGTAGCCTGACCAAGTTCTACGCCTTACCAGGTTTGCGGATCGGCTACGCAGTTGCACGGCCTTCCGTGATCGAGTTGTTACGTAGGCAAGTACCGCCATGGTCGGTGAATGCCCTGGGGCAGGTGGCTGCGCTTGCAGCCTTGGAGGATTCGGCCCATGCTCGAAAGAGCATGCAGTTTATGACAAAAGAACGAGAACGGTTTGGAAAACTGCTTGCTGCCTTGCCCGGCTGTTCAGTGATGCCGACGCACGCCAATTATTTCTTTATGGAGTTGCCTCGTGGCCGGCACGTGCGTGAGGTGACCGAGCAGTTGCGAAATGAGGGACTGCTGATTCGCGATTGTTCATCTGTTCCAGGATGCAACGCTCGTTCGATCCGGCTTGCCGTACGATCCCGACGAGAGAATGACCGGCTCATCCAAGTCTTGTCGAATCTGCTTCACCACGAAGCGTTGTGA
- a CDS encoding adenosylcobinamide amidohydrolase has product MKETSTRVSTRHHVIGHTLVINLGGRRRVLSSAPQGGGFRSASHIINHQVEANPSMNKHFPNPARYLRKLSSQLKVGYCTVGLMTAVPMTQLVTSRVSAGELWVECFATVGVTNAVRAGEWPQYLAHRKDTNSTRVGTINLILITNGSLSTSAMVGTVQVATETKTGVLRDHAIPSCKGRDLATGTGTDAVVVACRLRGEGLLHTYSGTHTIFGALVGRAVSDCVSRGLAKAKKWQEPHQ; this is encoded by the coding sequence ATGAAGGAGACTTCTACACGCGTCAGCACTCGACATCACGTGATTGGACACACCCTCGTGATCAATCTCGGAGGTCGGAGACGTGTCCTTTCATCCGCACCGCAAGGTGGTGGATTCAGGTCTGCTTCACACATCATCAACCATCAAGTTGAGGCGAACCCAAGCATGAATAAGCACTTTCCCAATCCAGCTCGTTACCTGCGAAAGCTGTCTTCACAGCTCAAGGTTGGATACTGCACTGTCGGACTCATGACCGCCGTACCGATGACACAGCTGGTCACGTCCCGAGTTTCGGCAGGCGAACTCTGGGTAGAATGTTTCGCCACGGTCGGAGTCACGAATGCGGTCCGTGCCGGAGAGTGGCCACAGTACCTCGCTCATCGAAAGGACACAAATTCGACGAGAGTCGGAACGATCAATCTCATCCTCATCACGAATGGTAGTCTCTCGACCTCCGCCATGGTCGGCACGGTGCAGGTTGCCACGGAGACAAAAACAGGCGTCTTGCGTGACCATGCCATACCGAGTTGTAAAGGGAGAGACCTCGCAACCGGGACCGGTACCGATGCGGTTGTCGTTGCATGCCGGTTGCGCGGCGAAGGACTACTACATACCTACAGCGGGACCCACACGATTTTCGGCGCGCTGGTCGGAAGAGCGGTCTCCGATTGTGTCTCCCGCGGCTTAGCCAAGGCAAAGAAGTGGCAGGAGCCTCACCAATGA